A DNA window from Iodobacter ciconiae contains the following coding sequences:
- a CDS encoding flavodoxin domain-containing protein, protein MKPILILYASRDGQAERIAQTLALHLNTWPVQLCDLKDPSAQTIPSTAIIVVASVRYGRHLPEAVQFFKRHTQLTQTPLAIASVSLSARKGDGSPNTYLKKLIQQHQLSPIAALSIAGKLDYPRYRWLDKQIIRLIMRITGGPYDGISCVEYTNWPQLTAFAQKITAHLHQRSAAG, encoded by the coding sequence ATGAAACCCATCCTCATTCTTTATGCCAGCCGTGATGGCCAGGCAGAACGCATTGCGCAAACCTTGGCCCTGCACCTTAATACCTGGCCTGTACAACTCTGTGATTTAAAAGACCCATCGGCTCAGACCATACCTAGCACAGCAATTATTGTTGTTGCTTCAGTGCGCTATGGGCGGCATCTGCCTGAGGCGGTGCAGTTTTTCAAACGCCATACACAGCTGACCCAAACGCCACTTGCTATTGCATCGGTCAGCTTAAGCGCCCGCAAAGGCGATGGCTCACCCAATACGTATTTAAAAAAACTCATTCAGCAGCATCAGCTCTCCCCCATTGCAGCACTTTCCATTGCTGGCAAACTTGATTACCCGCGTTATCGCTGGCTGGATAAGCAAATTATTCGCCTGATCATGCGTATAACGGGCGGCCCGTACGATGGAATCAGCTGTGTTGAATACACCAACTGGCCACAACTGACTGCCTTTGCACAAAAAATCACAGCGCATCTTCACCAGAGAAGTGCCGCCGGATAG
- a CDS encoding nucleoid-associated protein — translation MTTNAISHLISHQINKEAHGPVSLRLSNKEITHTPAAQRLIDQLCKLYTQKLGKGFGSFEEDQEAFPMQGLIRQLMEGADFLSSSQQMMQHLLLRLEQEPLASGGHVLIARIKGNGTDFILFTILSEIMGTMLDEELNVADSIYLDTANLKVAGKIDLHAWQNGAERYISFLRGRGDVAAYFKSFLGCNDIVVALKETQKLVHGLSQFAEEQHLPPAERDQLFERAHEYLDELGNASCPVTLEQVAEQIWPDAPMQLQNVLDHQDLALTDGFVPDRRAIKPLRTFKTKAPHWKLEFDRSSLRSGAVHYNPENDTLVLSNIPEEMRKELLAETS, via the coding sequence ATGACCACCAATGCCATCAGTCATCTGATCAGCCATCAAATCAATAAAGAAGCCCACGGCCCGGTGAGCTTACGTTTAAGCAATAAAGAAATTACCCATACCCCTGCAGCACAAAGATTAATTGATCAGCTCTGTAAACTCTATACCCAGAAATTAGGCAAAGGCTTTGGCAGCTTTGAAGAAGACCAGGAAGCTTTCCCCATGCAAGGCCTGATTCGTCAGCTGATGGAAGGTGCAGATTTTTTAAGTAGCTCGCAGCAAATGATGCAGCACCTGCTGCTGCGCCTGGAGCAAGAGCCCCTTGCCAGCGGTGGGCATGTGCTGATTGCCCGCATCAAAGGCAATGGCACGGATTTTATCCTCTTTACTATTTTGTCCGAAATCATGGGCACCATGCTCGATGAAGAGCTAAATGTAGCCGACAGCATTTATCTGGACACCGCCAACTTGAAAGTCGCAGGTAAAATTGATTTACACGCCTGGCAAAACGGCGCAGAACGCTACATTAGCTTTTTGCGTGGGCGTGGAGATGTAGCTGCGTATTTCAAATCTTTTTTAGGCTGCAATGATATTGTGGTCGCGCTAAAAGAAACACAAAAACTGGTGCATGGCCTTAGCCAGTTTGCCGAAGAGCAGCACTTACCGCCTGCAGAGCGTGATCAGCTGTTCGAGCGCGCCCATGAATACCTGGATGAACTGGGCAATGCCAGCTGCCCGGTTACGCTGGAGCAAGTGGCCGAGCAGATTTGGCCCGATGCCCCGATGCAGCTGCAAAACGTCTTAGATCATCAGGATTTAGCGCTGACAGATGGCTTTGTACCCGACCGCCGCGCCATCAAACCGCTGCGCACCTTTAAAACCAAGGCCCCGCACTGGAAGCTGGAATTTGATCGCAGCAGCTTACGAAGCGGCGCTGTGCATTACAACCCGGAAAACGACACCCTGGTTCTATCCAATATTCCGGAAGAAATGCGTAAAGAGCTACTGGCTGAAACCAGCTAA
- a CDS encoding GNAT family N-acetyltransferase: MNTLLNDGTTLTIRQAKLDDLHEIWRLWGAWALFDEYRQYFNQKADLEAGHQYLIERLKNGDSILFTACEGTKTVGFAQLYWNLSSLRMQKTLLLNDLFVTKDARGRGVGRALIKAAEDFAATHNVAYMEMESEANEAKALTLYQDAGWKPNRNYVVYERKLQAA, translated from the coding sequence ATGAACACGCTATTAAATGATGGAACGACACTGACTATACGCCAGGCTAAGTTGGATGATTTGCACGAAATCTGGCGTTTATGGGGTGCATGGGCCTTATTTGATGAGTATCGCCAGTACTTTAATCAGAAGGCGGATCTGGAAGCGGGGCATCAATACCTTATTGAGCGCTTAAAAAATGGTGATTCGATCCTGTTTACGGCCTGCGAAGGCACTAAAACAGTTGGGTTTGCCCAGCTTTACTGGAATCTGTCTTCACTGCGTATGCAAAAAACACTGTTGCTGAATGATTTGTTTGTAACAAAAGATGCCCGGGGCCGTGGTGTTGGCCGTGCCTTGATTAAAGCAGCAGAAGATTTCGCCGCCACCCATAATGTGGCCTATATGGAAATGGAGTCGGAAGCAAATGAGGCCAAGGCGCTAACGCTTTATCAGGATGCAGGCTGGAAACCCAATCGTAATTACGTAGTTTATGAGCGAAAACTGCAGGCGGCATAA
- a CDS encoding LysR family transcriptional regulator ArgP: MLDYKLLEALDMVVRESSFERAAKRLFLTQSAVSQRIKSLEEKLGKVLVVRESPVHATRAGEMLIVHFRQVRQLEAALAEQIDFKEQDWQSVRLGVNADSLAIGLLDALAPLLESERLLLECVIDDEGYTLDLLRAGDVAGCISTQPSAVAGCAVQSLGNMPYVFVATPAFAERYFSQGFTQTALMHAPTAIFGHRDSLHRRWLGERYGILDDHFPCHQIPESHALFDAVCFGLAYAAIPYAQAKPAITSGKVIELASSERIHIPLYWHHWQKQTQEAKRVSDAVLAFGRRVLPSQEASLYLNAL; the protein is encoded by the coding sequence ATGCTTGACTATAAATTACTGGAAGCGCTGGATATGGTGGTGCGTGAAAGCAGTTTTGAGCGGGCTGCCAAACGCCTGTTTTTAACGCAATCGGCCGTATCACAACGCATCAAATCACTGGAAGAAAAACTCGGTAAGGTACTGGTCGTGCGTGAAAGCCCTGTGCATGCCACCCGGGCTGGCGAGATGCTCATTGTGCACTTCAGACAAGTCCGCCAGCTGGAAGCTGCCCTGGCAGAGCAAATCGATTTTAAAGAGCAGGATTGGCAAAGTGTGCGTCTGGGGGTGAATGCCGACAGCCTGGCCATCGGTTTACTGGATGCACTGGCCCCGCTATTGGAAAGCGAGCGTTTACTGCTGGAATGCGTGATTGATGATGAAGGCTATACGCTGGATTTATTACGGGCAGGCGATGTAGCAGGCTGCATCAGCACCCAGCCCTCTGCCGTAGCGGGCTGCGCCGTACAAAGCCTTGGCAACATGCCCTATGTGTTTGTGGCAACACCTGCTTTTGCAGAGCGGTATTTCTCTCAAGGGTTTACTCAAACCGCTCTGATGCATGCCCCTACCGCCATTTTTGGTCATCGGGATTCCCTGCACCGGCGCTGGCTGGGCGAGCGCTACGGCATTCTGGATGATCATTTCCCCTGCCATCAGATTCCTGAAAGCCATGCCCTGTTTGATGCCGTGTGCTTTGGCCTGGCCTACGCAGCCATTCCCTACGCTCAGGCCAAACCGGCCATTACATCGGGCAAAGTCATTGAACTTGCCAGCAGCGAGCGTATTCATATTCCGCTGTATTGGCACCACTGGCAGAAACAAACACAGGAAGCCAAACGGGTCAGTGACGCAGTCCTTGCCTTTGGACGCCGCGTTTTACCATCCCAGGAAGCCTCCCTGTATCTAAACGCTTTATAA
- a CDS encoding YbhB/YbcL family Raf kinase inhibitor-like protein translates to MKAILLTALLVSHSAFAADFSVRSTDIKADTPMSAKHEFNGFGCSGSNLSPQLQWQNAPTGTKSFAITVFDMDAPTGSGWWHWNVVNIPASTLSVATGSVPKGALETRTDFGSPGFGGACPPAGDAAHRYVYTVWALDVESLPLDEQASGALVGFMLNQHKLGKAQLTATYQRKK, encoded by the coding sequence ATGAAAGCAATACTCTTAACTGCCCTGCTTGTCAGCCATTCTGCTTTTGCTGCAGATTTCAGTGTCCGTAGTACGGATATCAAAGCGGATACACCAATGTCAGCAAAGCACGAATTTAATGGCTTTGGTTGCAGCGGCAGCAACCTCTCTCCACAACTGCAATGGCAAAATGCCCCTACCGGAACTAAAAGCTTTGCAATTACAGTATTTGATATGGATGCACCGACAGGCAGTGGCTGGTGGCACTGGAATGTAGTTAACATCCCAGCAAGCACACTATCTGTAGCTACGGGCAGCGTTCCTAAGGGCGCACTGGAAACACGTACAGACTTTGGCTCACCAGGCTTTGGTGGCGCATGCCCACCAGCCGGAGATGCGGCCCACCGTTACGTTTACACCGTCTGGGCCCTGGATGTCGAAAGCCTTCCACTTGATGAGCAGGCCAGTGGTGCACTGGTTGGCTTTATGCTGAACCAGCATAAGCTGGGCAAAGCTCAACTGACCGCCACATATCAACGAAAAAAATAA
- a CDS encoding helix-turn-helix transcriptional regulator, translating to MSQLKTRSIQQSVIQAKAVQSLRQVSCLQFTLMRVRHGAKHIYLNEQTQIARNGDLVIVPAGLEMTLSNQPDAHGYVCEVLQLDPKIIQFCRTAYPAAVQALQYTEPALCVKLSPVIARLWDELFAASHHGEAIELLEHRATGLLLGLVLAGFGGALFIDRGSPVVKRVQQQVLLQPGKEWTVEHMARHLHIGESTLRRQLGQEGSSFRKILEHVRLNTALGMIQTTTQPIGQIARQCGFASASRFSNRFHAHFGMKPLQLRASVM from the coding sequence ATGAGCCAGCTTAAAACCCGCAGTATTCAACAAAGCGTGATTCAAGCCAAAGCGGTACAGTCATTACGACAAGTAAGTTGCTTGCAATTTACGCTCATGCGGGTGCGCCATGGTGCCAAGCACATTTATCTGAACGAGCAAACGCAGATTGCCCGTAACGGGGATCTGGTCATTGTGCCTGCAGGGCTGGAAATGACTTTATCCAACCAGCCGGATGCTCATGGCTATGTTTGCGAAGTGCTGCAGCTTGACCCCAAAATTATCCAATTTTGCCGCACAGCTTACCCCGCTGCAGTACAAGCCCTGCAATACACCGAGCCCGCATTATGCGTCAAGCTAAGCCCCGTTATCGCCCGGCTATGGGATGAGTTATTTGCCGCAAGCCATCATGGTGAGGCCATTGAGCTGCTGGAGCACCGGGCCACAGGCTTATTGCTGGGGCTGGTACTGGCAGGATTCGGTGGTGCACTCTTTATTGACCGCGGCTCACCGGTGGTCAAACGGGTTCAACAGCAGGTTTTATTGCAACCCGGCAAAGAGTGGACAGTGGAGCATATGGCACGGCATTTACATATCGGTGAATCAACCCTGCGCCGGCAACTTGGACAGGAAGGCAGCTCGTTCCGAAAAATACTCGAGCATGTCAGATTAAATACTGCACTTGGAATGATCCAAACCACTACGCAACCAATCGGGCAAATCGCCAGGCAATGCGGTTTTGCCTCAGCCTCCCGCTTTAGCAACCGCTTTCATGCGCACTTTGGAATGAAGCCCTTGCAGCTCAGAGCAAGCGTAATGTAG
- a CDS encoding DUF4442 domain-containing protein: protein MSRPPNKMSRIAAKTASLPQGLRSFILTRLFGRIVPFLSTASVQFEEVSATKLVVSIKNRRKVQNHIKGIHAAAMALLAETSTGFVMGMNVPDDKLLLLKSMHVDYQKRSQGDMRAVATLSKDQIELLHTAEKGNFSVNVEISDESGDTPIQCEMVWAWLPKKRD, encoded by the coding sequence ATGAGCCGCCCACCCAACAAAATGAGCCGCATTGCGGCCAAGACTGCAAGCCTGCCACAAGGCCTGCGCAGCTTTATCCTGACGCGCCTGTTTGGCCGTATCGTGCCTTTTTTATCCACGGCATCGGTGCAGTTTGAAGAAGTGAGTGCCACAAAACTGGTGGTTTCCATTAAAAACCGCCGCAAAGTACAAAACCACATTAAGGGCATACACGCTGCGGCGATGGCGCTGCTGGCCGAAACCAGCACCGGCTTTGTGATGGGCATGAATGTGCCGGACGATAAACTGCTGCTACTTAAATCCATGCATGTGGATTACCAGAAGCGCTCGCAGGGCGATATGCGCGCCGTGGCCACCTTAAGCAAGGACCAAATCGAGCTATTACACACGGCAGAAAAAGGCAATTTTTCTGTGAATGTAGAGATCAGCGATGAATCGGGGGACACGCCTATTCAGTGCGAAATGGTCTGGGCATGGCTGCCTAAAAAGCGCGATTAA
- a CDS encoding crotonase/enoyl-CoA hydratase family protein — MQYETIEVKVSNAIALVTLNRPKKANSLNALMWQEIKAALNWCDQRPEVRAVVLNGAGRNFCAGIDLMMLAEIQTSLTSECEARNRETIRALILNLQSSVSSLEHCRKPVIAAIHGACVGGGLDLVLAADFRYASTDASFSVREVAMGLVADVGSLQRLGRVVGEGIAREMTFTAMDMSASEALHVRLVNKVLASPEECLAAAMHTASVIAAQSPLAVRGSKQVLNYSRDHSVSDGLEYVATWNGGMLLSADIKEAITAQMSGRAAQYLD, encoded by the coding sequence ATGCAATACGAAACAATTGAAGTGAAGGTCAGTAATGCCATCGCCCTTGTTACGCTAAATCGCCCTAAAAAAGCCAATTCGCTCAACGCCCTGATGTGGCAGGAAATTAAAGCGGCGCTGAACTGGTGCGATCAACGCCCAGAAGTGCGCGCGGTGGTGCTCAATGGTGCCGGGCGTAATTTCTGTGCAGGCATTGATTTGATGATGCTGGCCGAAATTCAAACCAGCCTGACTAGCGAGTGCGAAGCGCGTAATCGCGAAACCATCCGCGCCCTGATTTTAAACCTGCAATCCTCGGTCAGCAGTCTGGAGCACTGCCGAAAACCCGTGATTGCCGCAATCCATGGCGCATGTGTGGGCGGCGGCTTAGATTTGGTGCTGGCAGCAGATTTCAGATACGCCAGCACAGACGCCAGCTTCAGCGTGCGTGAAGTGGCCATGGGCTTAGTTGCCGACGTAGGCAGCCTGCAGCGCTTAGGCCGCGTGGTGGGTGAAGGCATCGCACGTGAAATGACCTTCACCGCCATGGATATGTCCGCCAGCGAGGCGCTGCATGTGCGCTTAGTAAACAAGGTATTAGCCAGCCCGGAAGAATGCCTTGCCGCCGCCATGCACACCGCCAGCGTCATCGCCGCCCAATCCCCGCTGGCCGTGCGTGGCAGCAAGCAGGTGCTGAACTACAGCCGCGATCACAGCGTAAGCGATGGCCTGGAATACGTCGCCACCTGGAACGGCGGCATGCTGCTCTCTGCCGACATCAAAGAAGCCATTACAGCGCAAATGAGCGGGCGGGCGGCGCAGTATTTGGATTAA